The Henckelia pumila isolate YLH828 chromosome 2, ASM3356847v2, whole genome shotgun sequence genome includes a window with the following:
- the LOC140878475 gene encoding uncharacterized protein, which produces MKNSSQIPQQQCPLTLEGAMAYEMEHGSLFNNPNLDLKKIRRIISNKISAQRSRIKRGIYTRDLETMVKDLEVVVCILNSQLEIYKNKNKLLQLQNDSLRPQLEKRSDESKCLEVDIEEKRAGIKMLKMELEKEAQKNKQLASDFKEKKIPYFGFEPHTVAPYPNNIFYQNRLQNLVKNPRPSHIVKMEPDFAIEQSNTEIKPAKQVEKTIQDYEDADQYINFDALSSVGSEGEN; this is translated from the exons ATGAAGAATTCATCACAAATTCCACAACAGCAATGCCCTCTCACTCTTGAAGGAGCCATGGCGTATGAAATGGAACATGGTAGCCTTTTCAATAATCCTAACCTGGATTTAAAGAAGATAAGAAG GATTATATCGAACAAAATCTCTGCTCAAAGATCGAGAATTAAGAGGGGAATCTATACTCGTGATTTGGAAACGATGGTAAAGGATTTAGAG GTAGTAGTATGCATTCTCAACTCGCAACTGGAAATCTAcaaaaataagaacaaactATTGCAGCTTCAAAATGATTCCCTCCGACCCCAATTGGAGAAACGTTCTGATGAATCCAAGTGTCTGGAAG TGGATATCGAAGAGAAGAGAGCTGGGATAAAAATGCTTAAGATGGAACTCGAGAAAGAAGCACAAAAGAATAAGCAGCTAGCATCAGATTTCAAGGAGAAAAAGATACCTTATTTTGGTTTCGAGCCACACACGGTCGCACCGTAtccaaacaatattttttacCAAAACCGTCTCCAAAATCTGGTGAAAAATCCCAGACCTTCGCACATCGTCAAAATGGAACCAGATTTCGCAATTGAACAATCCAACACAGAGATTAAACCTGCGAAGCAAGTTGAGAAAACCATTCAAGATTATGAAGATGCTGATCAATACATCAACTTTGATGCTCTGAGTTCTGTTGGTTCTGAGGGAGAAAATTGA